In Actinomycetes bacterium, the DNA window ATCTCGGCGTTGGTGAGGCCCTCGGTGACCAGGGCGAGGACCTCGGCCTCGCGCTCGGTGAGGCCGGCAGCGTTGCTCGCCGTCGACCGCCGGGGGCCGCGGGGGACCCGGGTCATTCCGCGGGCACGCATCCCGGCGCGGGCGTGCTCGGCCGGCTTGACCGCGCCGAGCCCGTCGAGGATGCGCAGCCCTTCGGCCGCGGCCGTCTCGTCGCCCTGGACCAGGGCCATGGCGCGCAGGTAGGTGGCGCCGCGCCGGCCCCACTCGGCGGCCGCCTCGGCCCAGCGCCCCTCGGCCATGTCGCGGAACGGCGCGGCCGCGACCTCGGGCAGCGGGTCGTCGCCGCCGGCCTGGTGCAGCCGCCAGGCCAGGCGTCCGACGATGAACTCGTTCTGGCTGGTGCGGCCGGCCATCACCAGGGCGTCGCGCAGGACCTGGCGGGCCTTGTCGTCCTCGCCGCGCCAGATGTAGAGCTCGGCCAGGCCGTCCGCGACCGGGGCCTGCATCGCGATGTCCTCGATGTCGGCGGTGGCAGCGGCCGCCTCGAGCAGGAGCTGCTCGGCGTCGGGTGCGCCGCGGGCCGCCGCCACCCGGGCCTTGGTCATCAGCGGCAGGACGGCGTTCATCGGCATGATCTGCCGCGACGCCAGGACGCCGTCGGCATAGCTCAGCGCCTCCGTCCAGTCCCCGCGCTCGAGGTGCATCCGGGCCCGGGCGCCGTTCAGGTGCTCGAGGAAGCCGTCCATGTCGTGCCGGCGGACGTAGCGCTCGCAGGTGGCGAAGCGGTCCACCGCCACCGGGCCGTACTCCGCCAGCTCGTCCGGGGTCATGCTGGCCACGTTGATCAGGGCTCGGGCTGCGACCTCGGTGTAGCCGGCGTCGTCGGCCTCGACAGCGAGTTCCGCCAGGTCGGTCACGGCGGAGAGATCGCCGTTGATCGCCCGGGCGGTCGCCATCGCCATCCGCGAGTGCAGGTAGGTCCCGGTGTCCCCGAGCTCCTTCGCGAGGTCGACCGACTTCTGCCCGAAGTGCAAGGTGTCTCCGGCCCGATGGGCTGTGAGGTGCAAACGGGCCAGCTGTCCGTATACCCGGGCCAGGGCAGGGCTCGGCGGAAGGGCCTCCAGCACCTCTGTCGCGTGCTCCGAGACCGCCAGTGCCTGGGCGGTGTTGCCGGCCCACCAGAGGAGACGGCCGACCCAGCCCAGGTCGTTCCCCATGCCCTCCAGATCCCCCGTTTGCTCGCGCAGGTCGGCGCCCCGCCGCCACAGGTCCAACGACTCCTGGAACCGGCCGACCAGGTAGCACTCCATTGCGGCGTGGTCGACGAGCTCGGCCTGCTCCTCGTCCGGGAGCCGGTGGGCGTGCTCGGTGGCGGCGACGTAGTGCGCCGCGGCCTCCCGGTGGGCGCCCTGTCTCGCGGCGAGGTCTCCCGCGACCTGGGCGTAGCGGAGGACGGCGTCCGGGTCGCCG includes these proteins:
- a CDS encoding AAA family ATPase: MTITGMDLWEREGALVALEGELRRSAGGGRVALVAGEAGIGKSSVVTEFTRRAATTARVLWGACDQLVTPRALGPLHDIGRATGGVLAQRLADTAGPQEIYSAFLDEVTDPQQRHRALVVVEDAHWADEATLDWLTFLGRRITRLPVLLVVTYRDDEVGPDHPLRRVLAAMPADVTSRVVLSPLSEERVLEEAARAGRDPRLVRRLAGGNPLLVTELLKDPGNDAPTAVQDLILDRLRHLPAAARDLAHLVAVVPTRTDDWLVAAALEDRGDGEAPVDVAIAAGVLVPAGATGDGLGYRHEILRQAVERSMSPTRRAGMHAAVLAALEGQGAERDVDPGRLVHHALGAGDPDAVLRYAQVAGDLAARQGAHREAAAHYVAATEHAHRLPDEEQAELVDHAAMECYLVGRFQESLDLWRRGADLREQTGDLEGMGNDLGWVGRLLWWAGNTAQALAVSEHATEVLEALPPSPALARVYGQLARLHLTAHRAGDTLHFGQKSVDLAKELGDTGTYLHSRMAMATARAINGDLSAVTDLAELAVEADDAGYTEVAARALINVASMTPDELAEYGPVAVDRFATCERYVRRHDMDGFLEHLNGARARMHLERGDWTEALSYADGVLASRQIMPMNAVLPLMTKARVAAARGAPDAEQLLLEAAAATADIEDIAMQAPVADGLAELYIWRGEDDKARQVLRDALVMAGRTSQNEFIVGRLAWRLHQAGGDDPLPEVAAAPFRDMAEGRWAEAAAEWGRRGATYLRAMALVQGDETAAAEGLRILDGLGAVKPAEHARAGMRARGMTRVPRGPRRSTASNAAGLTEREAEVLALVTEGLTNAEISRRLTLSPKTVGHHISAILAKLGVSSRGQAAAAAHRLDLVP